The Haliotis asinina isolate JCU_RB_2024 chromosome 3, JCU_Hal_asi_v2, whole genome shotgun sequence genome segment AGTGGATGCCATTACCACAGCCCATGTCTTCATCCTTCTCACCATCTCCTTGCTCAACCTCATCCTTTGGTTCTGACTTGATGCATGAGTCCTGTGGATGGCGATCTGATTCAGACCTGCCATCCTTACAAGCTAATCTCCTACCTCTGCCTGTGAGAGGTTTTCCATTTGAAGGATCTTTGTCATCTGAGTTATCATCTGACATCACATACATCTCATCATTTTGAGCACACCTTGTTGGAGCATTGCTCTTTCGACGACTACCCCCTCTCTGTACATTGGACTCTTGTTTGCTCTCCTCATCTAGTGGCTCACCCTCTTCTACAATATGGTTGCTGAGGTCCTTTGGTTCATCGTGATTGTCATCTGAAGTGTCATCTGTTTCAAGTCTTGGTCTTTTATCTGGGGCATGTATATATGCAAACTGATTGTTCATGTCAACAAAAAAGGCAGGATCAGCTCTCATCAAGCCTTGGGCATCCACTCCGGGCAGTGCACCTCTAGGGAGCAGTGATGGAGGGACTACCATTGTTGGTGGGCTGTTGATCATCCTGACAGATTTGGCATCATCATAAGGTCTAGGACTGTCACTCATGTCTTTCCTCTTAGTTGCCATGTGGAGCTTTGGGTTGGGATTTGCACTGTGACGATTGCGACTTCTGCGGGAACTGAACATCATGTTACAGCCATCAACTGTGCATTTATGCATTTCTTTCAAGTGAACTGCACTGTAGTGAATTTTCAAAGCACCCTTGTCACAGAATGTCTTGTTACAAGCTGTACACAGCACACGCTTCTTACCATTCGGCCCAATGAATGTTTGTCCAAACCCAGCTGAAGGTGTCCACTGACGCTTGATTGGGTGGTTCGACTTTCTCAAATGTTTGGCTTTACTGTCATAGTCTGGTGAAGCTGGGTCTTCTTTTGTTGAGTAATCAATAGCCCCCAGAGactgatcatcatcatccatgacACAGATGCCACCAGGCACAGCTGCATTCTCACTGCTATCAAGATTCCTCTGTGACATGATTGGGGAGGGTGCTGAGTGGATAGATGTAGGTGTTGAACAAAGGTTCTTTGGACTGTCACTTGATGGGGAGGAGCTTGCTGCTGGTTTGTCAACTGAGTTGGGACTTGGGTCTGGGCTTGTCTGATCTCGCCGGAACTCAAAGGGTTGCATAGTCTGGAGTCGGCCAAGGGGGGAGACGGATGTGGAAGTTGCGTTTGAGGTAGGCATGCCCAGAGGTCGAATATCTCTTGTTGGGGAGTAACTGGTCTGCAAGAGAGGGGGTGTCAATAGTCGGCTGCCTGGAGGCAGGAGCGGAAGACGTCCAGCAAACAAAGGTCTTGCTTCATAAGGTCGAATGAGGCCCTGTGTGGTGCTCAGATTGCTGCGTTCAATGAATTTCTTGATTTCTGACTCTGCCCGTGTTGTCTGCTTGATGTACAGGTCTTGTTTCTCTTTGGTGTCCTGAAGAATGATCTCCTGAGCAATGGCCTTGGTCTCTCCGAACCGTAAAAACTGTTGAAGAATGATATGTTCCTCCTCACGGGATGCAATTGTCCACTTGTCCAGAACACGGCCATTTGAGTCCTACAAGAGAATGTACAAGATATCATGTAAACAGCCTCACAACAGGTCTGCAAATAACGATATAGTGGAAAAATTCTCAAAATAAATAATATGGAGAAAAATATGCAAAGCAATAAAGTACCATATCAGAAATAATGCCAACATCAGTTGAATAAAGAACTTGAATCAATAAATGTATTTCTTGGAAAAATATTCATTCACTGTATAGCCATCATCACCAGTTGTCTTGTGGGTACTTAACATGCCTGCCTaactagtggtgaggtggtagGGTAGGTAGCTGGAGTGTGTCAGCTACTCTCCCTGCCTGTTATGCCCCCCTACAGTTCCCTGACTGTGATCATATCGCTCTCCAATACATCACCCGGACAAAGTGGGACAGACTGGTTGGATGTATCTCCTTACAGCCTGACACAGCTCCCTGAAGCAGGACAGCAATACACCAACTCATCATTTACTCCTAGACAGTTCCTTTTCACAGGTATCTCACTCAATAACTTGTAGTATGGAACAGAcaaactattcaccaatgaattTCTTTCACCAACAATTTGGCTCAACAAACCACATGTGTGAATCATTTCAGGTTCTTCTGAACAAACGTTGGTTCACATAAACTATTTTACAGTATGACATTTGATACATTTGAATTGGAGAGAAGGAAGTATTCTCACATGGAGAATATCtgtacaatacaacatgatcAGAATACTGGGATATCATCaagctgacaaaacaaaagCCTGACCATACAATAGAGTGTTCTGCTGCTATGAGTTGTTTACAGACCTGTTTGTTTGTGAGGGGAATTAGCACTGTTATTCGTTCACAAAAGTTTGGTACAGTGTTACAAAAATTGGAATGAATACATTTTTGACTTTGTTACTCCAAATGACATTTCAGAGAATGGCATCATTCATCATGATTTTCTTCTAATATTTCTGCAGGTAGGCCAAGTAAGTAGTTATGATAGGCAAGGTGATACCCTGAGAAGAAGCTCAGTAGATTAATACTGAACACAGTtttgattgatatttacaaACAGGTCTCTCGCCAGTCAGTTA includes the following:
- the LOC137278171 gene encoding zinc finger protein basonuclin-2-like isoform X2; amino-acid sequence: MKPLEAIRCTHPNCLCECFSPGKSCLRQCETCKHGWVSHALDKLGYAHLFNLGMQVEVVQPNIVFDIASLMLYGAQATPIRLKILLDRLFSVLQHDEVLQVLNGFGWTYEDYARGYILQDSNGRVLDKWTIASREEEHIILQQFLRFGETKAIAQEIILQDTKEKQDLYIKQTTRAESEIKKFIERSNLSTTQGLIRPYEARPLFAGRLPLLPPGSRLLTPPLLQTSYSPTRDIRPLGMPTSNATSTSVSPLGRLQTMQPFEFRRDQTSPDPSPNSVDKPAASSSPSSDSPKNLCSTPTSIHSAPSPIMSQRNLDSSENAAVPGGICVMDDDDQSLGAIDYSTKEDPASPDYDSKAKHLRKSNHPIKRQWTPSAGFGQTFIGPNGKKRVLCTACNKTFCDKGALKIHYSAVHLKEMHKCTVDGCNMMFSSRRSRNRHSANPNPKLHMATKRKDMSDSPRPYDDAKSVRMINSPPTMVVPPSLLPRGALPGVDAQGLMRADPAFFVDMNNQFAYIHAPDKRPRLETDDTSDDNHDEPKDLSNHIVEEGEPLDEESKQESNVQRGGSRRKSNAPTRCAQNDEMYVMSDDNSDDKDPSNGKPLTGRGRRLACKDGRSESDRHPQDSCIKSEPKDEVEQGDGEKDEDMGCGNGIHCGPEDKLQLDQDLKEQISRKRNSINFPKIASLLTNSSHQNNNNNSSIASDDSLQNHSASIHEASPCSSPCRSDQDSEDSCIESNTNGHLVEDLEIPIDKTNPQKCLTCGKMFQNQFGVKIHYRNAHMKLVHPCTVDGCSATFPSKRSRDRHASNLGLHKKLLSSDDHEQDGNSSTNMQNLRENVLQSLYGPDFIENETCGRNGHLSPSASGSAGSECNSDDELEEDEIHINGHAGSDDSSDISVSCHLCESKFRDNLALKEHFENVHPKEMFQCTINGCEKIFSTRKSRNRHSQNDGLHRHLPMGKKNGVS
- the LOC137278171 gene encoding zinc finger protein basonuclin-2-like isoform X1 — translated: MKPLEAIRCTHPNCLCECFSPGKSCLRQCETCKHGWVSHALDKLGYAHLFNLGMQVEVVQPNIVFDIASLMLYGAQATPIRLKILLDRLFSVLQHDEVLQVLNGFGWTYEDYARGYILQVGQDSNGRVLDKWTIASREEEHIILQQFLRFGETKAIAQEIILQDTKEKQDLYIKQTTRAESEIKKFIERSNLSTTQGLIRPYEARPLFAGRLPLLPPGSRLLTPPLLQTSYSPTRDIRPLGMPTSNATSTSVSPLGRLQTMQPFEFRRDQTSPDPSPNSVDKPAASSSPSSDSPKNLCSTPTSIHSAPSPIMSQRNLDSSENAAVPGGICVMDDDDQSLGAIDYSTKEDPASPDYDSKAKHLRKSNHPIKRQWTPSAGFGQTFIGPNGKKRVLCTACNKTFCDKGALKIHYSAVHLKEMHKCTVDGCNMMFSSRRSRNRHSANPNPKLHMATKRKDMSDSPRPYDDAKSVRMINSPPTMVVPPSLLPRGALPGVDAQGLMRADPAFFVDMNNQFAYIHAPDKRPRLETDDTSDDNHDEPKDLSNHIVEEGEPLDEESKQESNVQRGGSRRKSNAPTRCAQNDEMYVMSDDNSDDKDPSNGKPLTGRGRRLACKDGRSESDRHPQDSCIKSEPKDEVEQGDGEKDEDMGCGNGIHCGPEDKLQLDQDLKEQISRKRNSINFPKIASLLTNSSHQNNNNNSSIASDDSLQNHSASIHEASPCSSPCRSDQDSEDSCIESNTNGHLVEDLEIPIDKTNPQKCLTCGKMFQNQFGVKIHYRNAHMKLVHPCTVDGCSATFPSKRSRDRHASNLGLHKKLLSSDDHEQDGNSSTNMQNLRENVLQSLYGPDFIENETCGRNGHLSPSASGSAGSECNSDDELEEDEIHINGHAGSDDSSDISVSCHLCESKFRDNLALKEHFENVHPKEMFQCTINGCEKIFSTRKSRNRHSQNDGLHRHLPMGKKNGVS